In the genome of Kazachstania africana CBS 2517 chromosome 6, complete genome, the window gttAACGGTAAcaataacttttttgaCCGTGTTACTAAAAGCGAAATCATTATAAGATATTGATTCTAATAATGCCCCAACTTATTAGTGTATAGTATTTTCCCTATAAAATATGTTCTGAATTCTACGTTCGCCTACGATAGATGTCAAAACATCGCGAGGtgttttatattttggTTACCTCAGACTTTCTTCTGCTTTACCCACAAAATGTTACTCTATGGGAAAATACGCCCTCTCATAAATAATAACAGATTAATGTGTTCAaggttcaaaaattcacaAAGTAAGAATATTTTGTGGTTCTGCTAGATGACTCAGAAGTATTTGATACAAAATATGAAATGTCAAGGTTTAAATAATCTTCAAATGACGATTCATATAAACGATCTAGAAACCCTACCTAGGTAGCAACGCAACGTTACTGAGAAACTAATTAGGTCTTGATGGTCAATTAGAGTTTATATCATTACTTGCGGGAATTAAAGCGTTTGCTCAATACTGTGCATCATATTCAGGGGAGGCATGATCTAAAGCGATCTAAAGATTCTGCATAATAACTAAAGGTAGCAGTAGCAATGAAGAACTCTATGTGACAATTAAAAAGGCCTAGAAGATTAGCACACACCTAGATATTGTCCCAACATAACACTTTCCTTTCATACTACGTAGGTTTCAGGATCTTCAACTGTTGGCATTTGCCATAATAGGAATTCAAAGTGACTGACACACCCCATCCCACATAAGTGCCACAAACTTCCCCACCATCCAAGTGTATGAAAAAACCATATTTCATTACCACAAAATTGCCCAGAATATCATCTTGTCACGTTTTGTTCGAACCACACCGTATAAACAATAAATGTTACAATGTGATCTGCTCTCCTTTACCACATTAGGATATAAGCTTTTTCTGGTTGCCTTCCTGCTCCTCCGGAAGGCATTTAATCAGAAACTTAGAGAAacagtgaaaaaaagacaCGAGAAATAGTTCACACAATAGTTTTCTACCCGAATTGGTTTTCCGTTCTCGAGCTGTTGGTCGAAATTCGAACCTCACGTGCCTTTGCAAAATTGTGAAAAATGCGCCGAATCGAGAAACCTCGAGCTTTTTTACACAATTTTTAAAGATTGTGGCGCCGCCTTATATACAATTAAGGTATTAATCGCAAACTATTGAAGGCTTCTAATGAGTAATCTCAGCAGAGCTGCACCATAAAGtaaaactgaaaataatgtAGCGACAGTTGCTTTTTGCCAAAGCAGCATATAAAGATCAGAAGTTTTTAGATAATCTACTTCTATTTCTCATGGTTAACTCCTCTCTtatgtatttttttaaattaaaACGTTAAGAAGCTTACAGCTAACCGTTATAAATAACAATGCCTTCCCATTTTGATACAATTCAATTACACGCCGGTCAAGAAGATGCCGGCGATAACGCTCACAGACCAAGAGCTGTCCCAATCTACGCCACCACCTCTTACGTTTTTGACGACTCCAAGCATGGTTCTCAATTATTCGGTTTAGAGGTTCCAGGCTATGTCTACTCTCGTTTTCAAAATCCAACTTCTAATGTCCtagaagaaagaattgcTGCTTTAGAAGGCGGTGCTGCCGCTTTAGCTGTCGCTTCTGGTCAAGCTGCTCAAACTCTTGCTATCCAAGGTTTGGCTCACAACGGTGACAACATTGTCGCTACTTCCTACCTTTACGGTGGTACTTACAATCAATTCAAAGTTGCTTTCAAGAGATTCGGAATTGAAGCTAGATTTGTTGAAGGTGATAATCaagatgattttgaaaaacaatttGACGAAAGAACAAAGTGTGTTTACTTAGAAAGTATTGGTAACCCAAAATACAATGTCCCAGATTTTGAGAAAATTGTTGCTGTGGCTCACAAACACGGTATTCCAGTAATGGTTGATAATACTTTCGGTGCTGGTGGTTTCTTCTGTCAACCAATCAAGTACGGTGTCGATATCGTCACTCATTCAGCCACTAAGTGGATTGGTGGTCATGGTACTACCCTTGGTGGTGTCATTATTGACTCAGGTAAGTTCCCATGGAAGGACTACCCTGAGAAATTCCcacaattttcaaaaccaGCTGAAGGTTATCATGGCACCATTTACAATGAAGCCTATGGTAATTTAGCATACATTGTTCACGTTAGAACAGAGCTACTAAGAGACTTAGGCTCCTTAATGAGTCCATTTGCTGCTTTCCTTCTATTACAAGGTGTCGAAACTTTATCCTTAAGAGGTGAAAGACATGGAGAAAATGCTTTAAAACTTGCTAAATGGTTAGAACAATCTCCTTATGTCTCTTGGGTATCTTATCCTGGTTTACCATCTCATTCACATCATGAAAATGCTAAGAAATATCTATCAAATGGTTTTGGTGGTATGCTATCTTTTGGTGTTAAGGACTTACCAAACGCAGACACAGAAACAGATCCATTCAAGTTATCTGGTGCTCAAGTCGTCGACAACTTAAAAATAGCTTCTAACTTGGCCAATGTCGGTGATTCTAAGACCTTAGTCATCGCCCCATACTTCACTACTCATCAACaattaaatgatgaagaaaaattagcCTCCGGTGTCACTAAAGATTTGATCAGAGTCTCCGTTGGTACCGAATTTATTGACGATATAATTAATGACTTCCAACAATCCTTCGAAAGGACCTTTGAAGgcaaaattccaaattgAAACCCATCTGTAGCTTACATGTATATAAGTAACTAATTTTTATGTATCTATCAATATATCATCATAAATTTGACGTAAAGGAAGATCAGAGCTTCTCTCATGTTATAAATGCTCAGATAAGCACTAGAGTTTGACCATAGTTTGGTTTGATGTATGTTATTTATGTTTTAGTTTAATTTACATATAACCAGCGCATTATTGGTCTAACCACCaattaaaaagaatttggTCACTTAACTGACCGACCTTAACACAATGAACACCAGCAACATGTTATAATCACCTGAAACATGCTCTGATCGTCCTTTACgtcaataaaattataaagtaAAATAAAGGATTAAGAACAGATATGACgaagaattcctttttatagtgtggaatttttcaagatgaCAAAAGTTGCGTCTATGAAAAGTTGTCACTAATATTCagccaaattcaataacgtgagatatataatttaataaattgaacagCGGGTGTCTAAGTTTTGATTCTAAGAAAGTTGTCACACGAATTTAGAGTTTAATGTTGTATTTGACCAGTTTCTGTCACAACAGAAATCAGAAATTGAGCTCGCGTGGCGTAATGGCAACGCGTCTGACTTCTAATCAGAAGATTCTGGGTTCGACCCCCAGCGTGAGtgctctctttcttcttaaAAATCCGCGATAGTTTAATGGTGAGAATGGGCGCTTGTCGCGTGCCAGATCGGGGTTCAATTCCCCGTCGCGgagatttatttttttccatatcTGTCAAAagcttgaaaaattttcgaagAATATGCCTGAATAGCAGCGATGACTTGATTAACTCTAGTACATTATTGAGGTTAATACTCCCCATACTTTTGAGAGTTCCGTTTTAGGTGAGCGTTGCAAGAAGCATCGAAAACCCAAAATAATGTCACAGGTTAGTGCACAAAACTCtttcaatcaaaaaaaagcttCTATACTGAAGGAAATATCCTCTACTGCGTCTGACTTATCGCCAAAGGGATCTATCGATGAGCTATGTTTGCCTGTCATGGACTTGATCAACTCTCACAACGATATGGTGACAACCTCATCTTGCTCTGGTAGGATTAGTGTTTTTGTGGAAGGTACGAAGAGGAAAACTAATGAGACTGACCTTAAAGTTGGTGGAAAAGGTCAAGGTGGTAAATGGCTATATGTTTCACATGATATAAACAAGGTAATTGGATGGATGGATACGTTGAATGATGTCACATTTGTTGAGGACAAACGTTCCTCTCCTTTACCATCAGACCTTGATGGAAGCTTACGTTACATTCTGTATAAATATGAACCTTTTATTTTGCACGTTAAATGTAGAGACTTTGAAACTGCTTCCCATTTATATAACGTAGCAATGTCCTGTGGGTTCAGAGAAAGTGGGATTGGTTCCAACAACCTTGTGGCTATACGGATCAACATCAAGCTTGATGTGCCAATTGGATATTTGAACGAGGAAAACGATGCATTGTCATTCTTTGTGACAAAggaatatatcaatttgCTCGATCAACTtacattatcaaaattcaatgacaATACTAAAAAAATGGCTGAACTTTACAGGAAGGTAGAGAATGAAATGATAAATGTGACTGAGGCAGCAACAATGgataattcatcaaaagtAGGAAAAGTCAAACAAGAAACAAAGGATGAAAGgagagaaagaaagagaaggGAGGGTTTGGAAAGACAACGTCAGGTTCAACAACGTAAAGAAGAGCAAGAAATATCTCAGtaacaaatattttgaatcacACATATTCCATAACTGCTCATGTCATGCATCTCTAATAATATctcaaagaaataattgaCACCTGTAGAAAACAGCTCACACTGATAAAAAGACACAAATTCCAAAGTAGGGGTCGTAAACAAGTCTATTGATTAGtgataatatataatagaGTATATGACGATAAATTTGCTTAAATAACGTTTattttctcaaaaaataaactaatgaaagaagaaatcattATTCGTTACTCTACAAGAAATGAAAGTGCAAttaatcttcttctcctgCACCCATTAAAGCGTCAAACCTATTGGCTGCAAGTGTTGGACGGCTAGTCGTTTGTTGCTCAGATTTTGGTTGATTTCTCTGATTAAATCTATTTGATGCTGATCTGGTGGAtgatacaaaattatctcTTGATGCCTCTCTTTTAAATGGATTTCTGCTTGAACCAGATGAAAAGTTATGATGGTTATTGTTAGATGAGCCACGGACGCTCGAAGTATAAGTGGAACGTCTGGAATTGGCTCTAGAGTTTGCCTTTAATTGACgttctttttcatcttcatcgtgAATTTCTTGTATAGTCTTTGGACCAGCGTTATTCTTTTCACTGTTCCAACCTTTATGTTCTCTTAATTCTTTGACatcaattaatttgaatttaattcTACTTGGAATTTTGTTCTCAtcaatgatattttgaataatttggaATAAACTATCTAATAGAACAGAACCTTCAAGGGTACCCTTACCAGCGTTGAAGCTatcactttcaaattgttcaCCAACTGTAGTTAATAATTCCACAACAGATTCTAAAACATCTTCCGAAGGATTGTCACTTAAATCCTTCATCAATCTACGGAAACATTCAAACATCATTTTACCGCTCAATAAGTTCAACCTGTACAAGAAACCAATAAATCTAACCAGACCAAGGCCTCTTCTCTTGGCTGCAGCCGCAGCATAATACTCGTCTGACATCATTTCGGGTTCTAATGGAGAGCCATCTTCATTTGTTGGTAATTTGTCAGCCCAACCTTTTTCGAATTCTGTGTGACATCTAACAACCAAATAATGTAGAACTAGTTTTGGACCAACCTTagattcattattttcatctttgaTTTCCGAATCAATGTCTTTAACCATCTTTGCGCAAAGCTGTGCATACATACTTGACCAAAACGGTTCATCACAAGCTTTGAGGAATATATATTCGATAATATCCTTTAGAGATTCACCATTGGTTTCCCATTTCGATTGATTAGCCATTGCAAGAAGGTCCGCTGAAATTGgatcgaatttttcaagtgtCAATTTGTTTAACAAAGATTTGGTCTTcctttcaatatcttctttgCTTATCAACTCTGTAACTCCATCAGGTgccaatttcttttcaattgtcTTAGCCTTTGACCTTGGAATCCATCTATTTGCGCTTGGAACCAATGGAGCAACTTCTTCCTTTGGTTTATCTTCATTAGCCTTTTCACgatcttttcttgatatgTAAGAAGACCtatttgatcttttttcGTCATACCTCCTAGATTGTTGTCTTTTTGACATTGATCTGGAATTTGATCTTCCATCATTTCTCATTGACATATTTCTGTTTTGACCGCCATTTAATGATACACTCGACCTGTTTTCTCTTAATCTTTGTGATCTGTTACCAGAGCCCATACCTGCTAGGATAATAATCTTAGATTGTGTGCTTGTAATCCATTCTTCATCAGCTATAGGTGTGACATTATCCTTGAATTGTAAAAGGAAAGTTGGACCATAGGTATATTTAGCGTGAacttttttatattttgtatCAGGACTCTCAATAGGGCTTGGGTATTTGAAGGAATAAATATCACTTATTGGTTTAACCTTTGACAATCTATCTAAGAATTGAGACATGTTTAGAGTGACACCTTCCGGGAAAGTTTCCAAAGTATCATCTTCAGTGGTTGCTTCTAATTGTACTTCAATAGATGGcgaatcttctttttcactATTATCGATTGTGGTGGTAGTGTCACTAAAGGAGACTTCCTTATGAACTGATTTAATTTCACCAGAAGTCGAAGcttgttttttcaattttaatcTTTCTGCAAATGTTATGATTTTTTCAGATGATTCAGGagtttcttcttccctTTTAATTGCTTCTGGTACATATAATGGTTCTCTGTTTGCTTCATCACCAGTCTTTGTAGAAGAAACTTCGCTATTACTAACTGGTGCTTCATTAGCAGTTTCAGGAAGCTCCTTTGCATCTGGAACTTTCCCTTCGGTGGTCGTTTCTTCAATGCTTTCTTTTCCCTTATTCTTGTTCTTATCCATTTGTAACTTACGTAATCTAACTTGTTCAAGGAAATCCTTTCTAATTTGCTCTGCTTTACTTTTACTATCTTCCGTATCTTCTTTGATAGCTTTAACTGTCTTATCACTGGGAGTGGATTCCTTAGGTTCAATTGAATCATTTGTATTAGCGCTAACATCATGTAAAGGTACAGACGGTGTTTCATCACGAGAGCTTGGAGCAGAAttagaatttgatttcaattgaGAATGTAACTCATTCAAATTCAGTGCTTTACCACTCTTTGTGGTGATTTCTATCTTTTTATGAACTTGATTAGGCGTGCTAGCCACACTACTATTGGGGCTCACGTTTGAATCAAGAGTTGGTGGAGGACTCAAGTGTGGTGGTTGCGGTAAGGGGGGCATGGATGGCATATCTACGGGCATACCGGTACCCATTGCAGCTGCCATTTGTGGAGCCATGTAGTACATTTGAGGCATGTAATAATTGGGCCACCCTCCGTTCATATTACCAGCTGGAATAGAGTTTCTATTACTGTTTCTATAATGACCATTATACTTTGCTGCAGAATAATAGTGACCACTACCAGACTCATTGTTGTATCTGTTCCCGTTATTGTACTTGTTATTCCCATGCTGTCTATTACCAGCGTAGGAGCTATTACGTTTTCCTTGATAGCGATTGTAAGTTCCATAATTTTGTTGCTGAAACTTACGAGTAGGAGAACTTTGCTGTTGTTTTTGTTGAGGTTCACGTTCCTCCTGTCCCTCAACCTTCTGAGGAACTTTCTCTTCAGTCATTTTAATAACGTATCAATGCAAATCACTAAGATATTAATACAATGCTAtgaataaatgaaatatttttttttaaataataacaaaagATAAAATGCAGTTCAAATAATACTACTTTTTTCCCTcctaaattcaaaatagcAAAACTAAGGCACTCTACTATCTATCTCACAGTACCACTAAGATTTGAATCAACACTTAGATGCTTCTTTGCCTTATCCTCTTATTAAATcagttattgaaaacttATAAGAACACATTGTGgtatataaaattaaaatctCGCCGTCAGAGAGAAACACACACTTCCCGcttcaatattatataGCCAATACATACATTACTGGAAAGGGTAATTTTTCCCTTTTGTGGTAACTCCGTCCTCCGTCACCCGTGGCAAGTGACAGTAATAAGCAAATTTAAACAGTTGAGAATTTTAAACGTTGTTTTTATATATGATAGACTTGTATCTACGGgatggtggtggtggtggtggtggtggtggtagTAGTAGTATGGGGGCTACTTGAACAGTTTTGCGACGGAGATGGCAGTTTCTTGGTTCTTGTTCATGACTTTACCGACAGCGAGTTCGAAATCCTCTTGTGTCACAtgtattcttctttctctcaATGCATACATACCGGCTTCTGTGCAGACACCTTTCACATCGGCACCTGAACAGCCATTCATCTTGTCTGCTATCTTTCTTAGATTAATACCACGCGTCAAGTTCATCTTTCTGGAATGGATTCTTAAAATTTCTGTTCTTGCCGCAACTGTTGGTGGTGGAAATTCAATCTTTCTATCTATTCTACCGGGTCTCAACAATGCAGGGTCTAGAATATCTAATCTATTTGTGGCcatgataattttgatatccTTTGACGTTTCGAACCCGTCTAAttgattcaataattcCAACATGGTTCTTTGGACTTCGGAATCACCACCCCCAGAACCGCTTTCTACACGGCTGGAACCAATGGAATCAATTTCGTCCATGAAAATGATGGATGGTGCGTGTTCTCTGGCCATTACGAATAATTCACGAACCATTCTGGAACCTTCaccaatatatttttgaactAATTCTGCACCACTCACCCTGATAAATTTACAGTCAGTATGATGTGCAACAGCTCTGGCAAGTAACGTCTTACCAGTACCCGGTGGTCCATAAAGAATAACACCCTTTGGCTGTGCAATACccaaactttcaaaaagttcagGATGCTTCACAGGCAATTCAATGacttctttaatttctttaatttgtttTGTCAAACCACCAACCATGTCATATGTGGAATCTGGAACTTTTTCCACCATCATCAACGAGACTAATGGATCTGCCTTGTTTTCCAATATCTTATGTAACATATAGGAGTCACTCTTCAAACATACTCTTTGtgaaactttcaaatctttaaCGTTGATATCCTTGGCCACATCAACGATATATTTACCTTCAGGTTGAACTTTAACTAGCACTTTCTTATCGGACACAACTTTAAGAACTTCACCAACATAGGAACCTGGTTCTTGTAATAAACGTAACTCATCTTTAATGAAACGAACTCTCtcatttaatgaatttctTTGTGCTTCCAATCTTTTCAGATTATCTGTTTTAGCACGGATTTTTAACTctgtttcttgaattttttgctCAAAATATGGTTTAATACCACTTTCGTGGGATTGCATTGATAGAATTTGCACAGCAGCCGAAGTCATTATTGATTACTCCTTTTGATAGTTTCTTATACTTAAAGCCTTTGTAGAGTGCTtagttattatttttttgccaccttcaaatattcaaaaatttagaaaaaatcGCTCTACAGTGAAGATCAACAaactttcattttgaaaggGAACTTCTTGTAAGTAGAACGTGCTTATGAACTCTAAGACTGTTTTGGTTACGTGTGGTGCCACAATACCTTTCCCAAAGTT includes:
- the MET17 gene encoding bifunctional cysteine synthase/O-acetylhomoserine aminocarboxypropyltransferase MET17 (similar to Saccharomyces cerevisiae MET17 (YLR303W); ancestral locus Anc_4.53), translated to MPSHFDTIQLHAGQEDAGDNAHRPRAVPIYATTSYVFDDSKHGSQLFGLEVPGYVYSRFQNPTSNVLEERIAALEGGAAALAVASGQAAQTLAIQGLAHNGDNIVATSYLYGGTYNQFKVAFKRFGIEARFVEGDNQDDFEKQFDERTKCVYLESIGNPKYNVPDFEKIVAVAHKHGIPVMVDNTFGAGGFFCQPIKYGVDIVTHSATKWIGGHGTTLGGVIIDSGKFPWKDYPEKFPQFSKPAEGYHGTIYNEAYGNLAYIVHVRTELLRDLGSLMSPFAAFLLLQGVETLSLRGERHGENALKLAKWLEQSPYVSWVSYPGLPSHSHHENAKKYLSNGFGGMLSFGVKDLPNADTETDPFKLSGAQVVDNLKIASNLANVGDSKTLVIAPYFTTHQQLNDEEKLASGVTKDLIRVSVGTEFIDDIINDFQQSFERTFEGKIPN
- the RPT6 gene encoding proteasome regulatory particle base subunit RPT6 (similar to Saccharomyces cerevisiae RPT6 (YGL048C); ancestral locus Anc_4.57), whose protein sequence is MTSAAVQILSMQSHESGIKPYFEQKIQETELKIRAKTDNLKRLEAQRNSLNERVRFIKDELRLLQEPGSYVGEVLKVVSDKKVLVKVQPEGKYIVDVAKDINVKDLKVSQRVCLKSDSYMLHKILENKADPLVSLMMVEKVPDSTYDMVGGLTKQIKEIKEVIELPVKHPELFESLGIAQPKGVILYGPPGTGKTLLARAVAHHTDCKFIRVSGAELVQKYIGEGSRMVRELFVMAREHAPSIIFMDEIDSIGSSRVESGSGGGDSEVQRTMLELLNQLDGFETSKDIKIIMATNRLDILDPALLRPGRIDRKIEFPPPTVAARTEILRIHSRKMNLTRGINLRKIADKMNGCSGADVKGVCTEAGMYALRERRIHVTQEDFELAVGKVMNKNQETAISVAKLFK
- the TYW3 gene encoding tRNA methyltransferase TYW3 (similar to Saccharomyces cerevisiae TYW3 (YGL050W); ancestral locus Anc_4.55), whose product is MSQVSAQNSFNQKKASILKEISSTASDLSPKGSIDELCLPVMDLINSHNDMVTTSSCSGRISVFVEGTKRKTNETDLKVGGKGQGGKWLYVSHDINKVIGWMDTLNDVTFVEDKRSSPLPSDLDGSLRYILYKYEPFILHVKCRDFETASHLYNVAMSCGFRESGIGSNNLVAIRINIKLDVPIGYLNEENDALSFFVTKEYINLLDQLTLSKFNDNTKKMAELYRKVENEMINVTEAATMDNSSKVGKVKQETKDERRERKRREGLERQRQVQQRKEEQEISQ
- the TIF4632 gene encoding translation initiation factor eIF4G (similar to Saccharomyces cerevisiae TIF4632 (YGL049C) and TIF4631 (YGR162W); ancestral locus Anc_4.56), translated to MTEEKVPQKVEGQEEREPQQKQQQSSPTRKFQQQNYGTYNRYQGKRNSSYAGNRQHGNNKYNNGNRYNNESGSGHYYSAAKYNGHYRNSNRNSIPAGNMNGGWPNYYMPQMYYMAPQMAAAMGTGMPVDMPSMPPLPQPPHLSPPPTLDSNVSPNSSVASTPNQVHKKIEITTKSGKALNLNELHSQLKSNSNSAPSSRDETPSVPLHDVSANTNDSIEPKESTPSDKTVKAIKEDTEDSKSKAEQIRKDFLEQVRLRKLQMDKNKNKGKESIEETTTEGKVPDAKELPETANEAPVSNSEVSSTKTGDEANREPLYVPEAIKREEETPESSEKIITFAERLKLKKQASTSGEIKSVHKEVSFSDTTTTIDNSEKEDSPSIEVQLEATTEDDTLETFPEGVTLNMSQFLDRLSKVKPISDIYSFKYPSPIESPDTKYKKVHAKYTYGPTFLLQFKDNVTPIADEEWITSTQSKIIILAGMGSGNRSQRLRENRSSVSLNGGQNRNMSMRNDGRSNSRSMSKRQQSRRYDEKRSNRSSYISRKDREKANEDKPKEEVAPLVPSANRWIPRSKAKTIEKKLAPDGVTELISKEDIERKTKSLLNKLTLEKFDPISADLLAMANQSKWETNGESLKDIIEYIFLKACDEPFWSSMYAQLCAKMVKDIDSEIKDENNESKVGPKLVLHYLVVRCHTEFEKGWADKLPTNEDGSPLEPEMMSDEYYAAAAAKRRGLGLVRFIGFLYRLNLLSGKMMFECFRRLMKDLSDNPSEDVLESVVELLTTVGEQFESDSFNAGKGTLEGSVLLDSLFQIIQNIIDENKIPSRIKFKLIDVKELREHKGWNSEKNNAGPKTIQEIHDEDEKERQLKANSRANSRRSTYTSSVRGSSNNNHHNFSSGSSRNPFKREASRDNFVSSTRSASNRFNQRNQPKSEQQTTSRPTLAANRFDALMGAGEED